In Pedobacter sp. W3I1, one DNA window encodes the following:
- a CDS encoding Na+/H+ antiporter: MHYTLLQFLILLSVAFLLIMLAQKVKISYPIFLVLAGLGISYIPGIPAMSIDPEVIFLIFLPPLLYEAAWYTSWNDFWRWRRPISLLAFGLVIITSLAVAFLSSSMIPGFTLAMGFLLGGIVSPPDAIAATSVLKNIKVPKRITTILEGESLVNDASSLIVLRFALAAVITGQFSLSNAAGDFFLSTIMGIVIGLAVAHVLYLIHRFLPTTPSIDAAITLISPYFMYLAAEQFHFSGVMAVVSGGLFLSYRSHEIFADGQGRLQAINVWATLTIILNAFVFILIGLELPVIMAGLEGYSLWEACSYGLIISALIIVLRIAWIYPVAFIPRWLSKKVRKEEVHPGWKGPLIIGWAGMRGVVSLAAALSLPLTTAAHIHFPHRNLIIFITFVVILVTLVFQGLTLPYLIKAIHIDEIDPLVPDEQQEASIKLRLLQVSLNRLAEKYVEETEGIALVKGLKNELENSLNHASRRLESMECEAIENAEMEVYNHILKDIYHVQRQELHKIRREKGFSDEAIRKQEMQIDLSDTKIPHKKLQ, translated from the coding sequence ATGCATTACACCCTTCTTCAGTTTCTTATTTTACTTTCGGTAGCTTTCCTGTTGATCATGTTGGCTCAAAAGGTAAAAATTTCCTATCCTATATTTTTAGTGCTGGCAGGTTTAGGAATAAGTTATATCCCGGGTATTCCGGCCATGTCGATTGATCCTGAAGTGATTTTCCTGATTTTTCTACCGCCCTTACTTTATGAGGCGGCCTGGTATACCTCCTGGAACGATTTCTGGCGGTGGAGAAGGCCAATTAGCTTGCTGGCTTTCGGCCTGGTGATCATCACCTCATTGGCTGTTGCTTTTTTAAGTTCCTCCATGATCCCTGGTTTTACACTGGCCATGGGCTTTCTGTTGGGTGGAATTGTATCTCCTCCTGATGCCATTGCAGCCACATCGGTACTTAAAAATATAAAGGTACCCAAACGTATAACCACGATTTTGGAAGGCGAGAGTTTGGTAAATGATGCATCGAGTTTAATCGTGCTCCGCTTTGCGCTGGCTGCGGTGATTACCGGTCAGTTTTCACTTTCGAATGCGGCCGGCGATTTTTTCTTAAGTACCATAATGGGAATTGTGATCGGTTTGGCCGTTGCACACGTGTTGTATCTTATCCACCGGTTTTTACCCACCACGCCCAGTATCGATGCGGCCATCACTTTAATTTCGCCTTATTTCATGTATCTGGCAGCAGAACAGTTCCATTTCTCGGGGGTAATGGCCGTGGTTAGCGGTGGTTTGTTTTTATCTTATCGTTCGCACGAAATTTTTGCAGACGGACAAGGCCGGTTACAGGCCATTAATGTTTGGGCAACATTGACCATCATTCTTAACGCTTTTGTTTTTATTTTAATTGGTTTGGAGCTGCCCGTAATTATGGCAGGTTTGGAAGGCTATTCACTTTGGGAAGCCTGTAGTTATGGACTGATCATTAGTGCGCTGATTATCGTACTACGCATTGCCTGGATTTATCCGGTAGCCTTTATTCCGAGGTGGTTATCTAAAAAAGTGAGGAAAGAGGAGGTGCATCCCGGCTGGAAGGGCCCCTTAATTATTGGTTGGGCCGGAATGCGTGGTGTAGTTTCATTAGCTGCCGCCCTGTCATTACCGCTTACCACTGCCGCTCATATTCATTTCCCTCACCGTAACCTCATCATCTTTATCACATTTGTGGTTATTTTGGTTACGCTGGTTTTTCAGGGGCTTACTTTGCCTTACCTCATCAAAGCGATTCATATTGATGAAATTGATCCATTGGTGCCCGATGAACAACAAGAAGCAAGTATTAAACTCCGCCTTTTACAGGTTTCTTTAAATCGTTTAGCAGAAAAGTATGTTGAAGAGACTGAAGGTATTGCGCTGGTAAAGGGGTTGAAAAATGAATTAGAAAACAGTTTAAACCATGCATCCAGGAGGTTGGAGTCGATGGAGTGCGAAGCAATCGAAAATGCAGAAATGGAGGTGTACAATCATATTTTAAAAGATATTTACCATGTTCAGCGCCAGGAGCTGCATAAAATCCGTAGAGAAAAAGGGTTTAGTGATGAGGCGATCAGAAAACAAGAAATGCAGATTGATTTATCAGACACTAAAATTCCGCATAAGAAATTGCAGTAA